A portion of the Flavobacterium limnophilum genome contains these proteins:
- a CDS encoding choice-of-anchor D domain-containing protein, with product MANATVTITKPSLTISTCSFPSSYSTLGNIVITEGSGSDFSAAVGGTIVLTAPANFQFDTTVNPTVTFAAGKNITAAAGIVNSATQITITYSSTGTTQLDVMTIAGIQIRATAASGAVNITKSGSGTIAGLTTGTTLTNTLTSTLITIPAQPSTITGSASPCSGTSQIYSVTNVAGTTYNWTFPSGWSQTAGGTTNSVTVTTNGNTGTITVTPSNTCGTGTARTLAVSPIISPKITSTIPNSRDLAGTVTLGATASAGTISWYSALTGGSLLGTGTSYTTPSITTNTTYYLEVNNGGCISSPRIPVVATVNYPEINVQGNTYSIGDGDITPQYIDFTDFGESVVGTPISKTFLIQNTGAGALTVSSIAFSGLNPGDFTVTTPPSTTIAAGTSSTFVVTFNTATAGLRSAILTINNNDSNEAAYDFKIQSTAAALNAGSEIAILANSTYIPDGDTAYNIPDFTEFGENYTGTPTTRNYSIYNTGSTTLTIGAITFSGTAAADFSISTSPSATVAPGSSTTFAITFNTATAGTRNAAISIVNNDSNENPYNFNIRGTGVVFGAAAEIDILGNSNSIPDNSTFTSTSNFTNLGDSFVGSPLVRTYTIKNTGTASLSITSRTITGVNSSEFVASSITSSIAGTSQTTFTITFTPTGTGARSATISIVNSDASEGTYNFSIEGNGIATAAGVSEIDVQGNSNSIVNGDSTPSIDDFTDFGSNQILTNTVKTFTIRNYGGSNLSLSGTPLVSVSGSADFTVTSQPTTPVTSLGTTSFSIQFNPTNVLAPTSRTAIVTIANNDSDESSYTFTIQGTAIQTYFDSDEDGVFDNVDVDDDNDGIRDITEETNCNNSNGHKVNYKFLNETFGSGSRTTINTTYEATTSYSFQDASTPTDVEGSGLSTELNDGKYTVGSSAQVASWADQFWYKGVDHTGDVNGRMAIFNASYTPGIFYTALITGALPNIPITYSFWVLNLDRTDAPNIATRLRPNIRVEFRDINDNVLQTINTLAIAPTTAGNLSGNWQQFTANLTFSVNTFKVIFINNETGGIGNDLALDDILITQQLCDLDNDGVADVFDLDADNDGIEDVIEAGLGNTSNGKGKIDTAWVDANANGLLDSAEPTAAVQALDSDGDGIPNYIDLDSDNDSLFDVDESGAGNTNAVTGYVNGDGDINGDGVGDGPESETFRSKDTNGDTVVEGFGDGILDIYDYGTGGTFSSQYGNLSQGIANANPATTYLNDTDGDGIPDYLDVKSNGTTFDITNTLLIYDYKTLDTNGDGIIDGTTDIDKDGILDAFDTNTAYFGSPRDLHTKLFLDFDGRNDYGQSTAILGGLSNASLMAWIDLNSAFASDGIIVGQNNFQIRISSTKKLEAVVNGTTATYNAALNVSQWYNVAAVYGGGNLKLYLNGNLVLTQAAAGAISADASLLTIGKNPSANDKYFKGKIDEVRVFNAALTDSQLQRMVYQEIKDFGSEIRGEIVPKNVATSPASLPFANLLRYYRMDNYKDDIIDDLTTPAIDVTGTKIYNHKNIYVQQAPMPFLTERTGDFATAVNSPTKEIRGMDIMDQDWSIVKVQHDITETSNNIDLGMLVDSGKTILINNDNKTQNDWYLKLDGKIDLVGKSQLVQTTESDLDVTSSGFIERDQQGQSNLYNYNYWSSPVSPINIMSNNNNYSVNGVMKDGTNPSAPANINWTSGYDGAPTSPISLARYWLYTFDNYANAYSNWNQIQETTPIRVGQGFTLKGSGASVSQNYVFTGKPNNGSITTNYVDIDQLLLTGNPYPSALDATAFINDNSGSIDGTLYFWEHYTTNNTHILKDYQGGYAERNLIGGVAPVSPTLISGLGSSTRIPEQFVPVGQGFFVNGNLTTGGTVTFKNSQRGFHKEDETGVSNSLFRTSSNKKTQTLGSNNNDQIVAENFMKIRLGYNTNNAYHRQVLLGFMNEKATSEIDYGYDALNIDDFPNDMCFLVRENQLVIQGVGFFDANASLPIGVKADIEGKVSFVIDALENIPPDQPIFIHDNLSDTYHNIREQAYEVVLPVGTDDSRFSLRFMDKTLKVEQHSIDSIEITPIQNGNMLLINNNLLDVNVEKVSLYNILGQSISSWKIENQDQQNIRIPIKNMPSGIYIAKVKTTNGESSKKIIIP from the coding sequence CTGCACCTGCAAATTTCCAATTTGACACAACTGTTAATCCAACTGTAACATTTGCAGCTGGAAAAAACATTACAGCTGCAGCTGGAATAGTAAACTCGGCTACGCAAATTACGATAACATACAGCTCTACCGGAACCACACAACTTGATGTCATGACCATTGCAGGAATACAAATAAGAGCTACAGCGGCATCTGGTGCAGTAAACATTACAAAATCAGGATCAGGAACTATTGCTGGATTAACAACCGGGACAACATTAACAAACACATTAACATCAACTTTAATCACAATACCGGCACAACCCAGCACAATTACAGGAAGTGCATCGCCTTGCTCTGGAACTTCCCAAATTTATAGTGTAACCAATGTTGCTGGAACAACATACAATTGGACTTTCCCTTCGGGTTGGTCACAAACTGCTGGCGGGACAACTAATTCTGTTACCGTAACAACCAATGGAAATACTGGAACTATTACAGTTACCCCTTCAAATACTTGTGGTACAGGAACTGCAAGAACTTTAGCCGTAAGTCCCATTATTAGCCCAAAAATCACAAGTACAATACCCAATTCTAGGGATCTAGCCGGAACAGTTACTTTAGGTGCAACAGCATCGGCAGGAACTATTTCTTGGTATTCTGCACTTACAGGCGGTAGTTTACTAGGAACAGGAACTAGTTATACTACTCCAAGTATAACAACAAACACAACTTATTATTTAGAAGTAAACAATGGCGGTTGTATTTCATCGCCCCGAATACCAGTTGTGGCCACGGTAAATTACCCCGAAATAAACGTTCAAGGAAACACCTATTCTATTGGAGATGGCGACATAACCCCACAGTATATCGATTTTACAGACTTTGGAGAAAGTGTTGTAGGAACACCCATTTCAAAAACTTTTCTAATCCAAAACACGGGTGCTGGAGCATTAACGGTTAGTTCCATTGCTTTCTCAGGATTGAATCCTGGAGATTTTACAGTGACTACACCTCCTAGCACCACAATTGCAGCTGGAACCTCTTCAACATTTGTGGTTACGTTTAATACAGCTACTGCTGGACTTCGATCCGCAATATTGACTATCAACAATAACGACAGCAACGAAGCTGCGTATGATTTTAAAATTCAATCTACGGCAGCTGCATTGAATGCCGGTTCCGAAATAGCTATTCTAGCAAACTCGACTTATATTCCTGATGGCGATACCGCTTATAACATTCCCGATTTTACTGAATTTGGAGAGAATTACACTGGAACTCCCACCACACGAAATTACTCCATTTATAATACAGGATCGACTACTTTGACCATTGGCGCCATCACATTTTCAGGAACCGCCGCGGCCGATTTTTCTATCTCAACTTCTCCAAGTGCAACAGTAGCGCCAGGAAGTTCTACGACCTTTGCCATAACTTTCAATACCGCAACAGCCGGAACAAGAAATGCAGCAATTTCTATAGTAAATAATGACAGTAATGAAAATCCATATAATTTTAATATCAGGGGAACCGGAGTTGTATTTGGAGCTGCAGCAGAAATTGACATTTTAGGAAACAGCAATTCAATACCTGACAATAGTACTTTTACCTCAACATCAAACTTCACCAATTTAGGAGATTCTTTTGTGGGTTCTCCATTAGTAAGAACATATACTATCAAAAATACAGGAACAGCCAGTTTGAGTATTACATCCAGAACAATAACAGGAGTAAATTCAAGCGAATTTGTCGCTTCTTCTATCACTTCTTCAATAGCAGGAACAAGCCAAACCACATTTACCATAACTTTCACTCCAACTGGAACTGGAGCAAGAAGTGCCACAATTTCAATAGTCAACAGTGATGCCTCTGAAGGAACTTATAACTTTTCAATTGAAGGTAATGGGATTGCAACAGCAGCGGGCGTTTCAGAAATTGACGTACAAGGAAACTCAAATTCAATTGTAAATGGCGACAGCACACCATCAATAGACGATTTTACTGATTTTGGCAGTAATCAAATTTTAACCAATACAGTAAAAACATTTACTATCCGAAATTATGGTGGCAGCAATTTAAGTTTAAGTGGAACTCCCCTGGTTAGCGTTTCAGGAAGTGCTGATTTTACGGTCACAAGCCAACCCACAACTCCAGTAACCAGTCTGGGCACAACCTCATTTTCAATTCAATTTAATCCAACAAACGTTCTCGCCCCTACATCAAGAACAGCAATAGTAACAATCGCCAATAATGATTCTGACGAAAGTTCCTATACTTTTACTATTCAAGGAACTGCAATACAAACTTATTTTGACAGTGATGAAGATGGAGTATTCGACAATGTTGATGTTGATGATGACAATGACGGTATTCGAGACATAACCGAAGAAACCAATTGCAACAATTCGAATGGACACAAGGTAAATTATAAGTTCTTGAACGAAACTTTTGGGTCTGGAAGCAGAACAACCATCAATACCACTTATGAAGCCACAACATCTTATAGTTTTCAAGACGCCTCTACCCCTACCGATGTGGAAGGCAGCGGCTTAAGCACAGAGTTAAATGATGGTAAATACACCGTGGGTTCCAGTGCACAAGTAGCGTCTTGGGCTGACCAGTTCTGGTACAAAGGAGTGGACCACACTGGTGATGTAAATGGGCGAATGGCTATATTTAATGCCTCATACACACCCGGAATTTTCTATACGGCATTGATTACGGGAGCTTTGCCCAACATCCCGATTACCTATAGTTTTTGGGTACTTAATCTTGACCGAACTGATGCTCCAAACATTGCCACTCGTTTAAGACCAAACATCAGGGTTGAATTCAGGGACATTAACGACAACGTTTTGCAAACTATAAATACACTTGCAATTGCACCAACAACTGCCGGAAATCTATCTGGCAATTGGCAACAATTCACGGCAAATTTAACCTTTAGCGTGAATACCTTTAAAGTAATATTTATCAATAATGAAACGGGGGGTATTGGAAATGATTTAGCATTGGATGACATATTAATTACCCAACAATTATGCGATTTAGACAATGATGGAGTAGCCGATGTCTTTGATTTAGATGCAGACAACGATGGAATCGAAGATGTTATTGAAGCTGGATTGGGGAACACAAGCAACGGAAAAGGAAAAATTGACACAGCTTGGGTAGATGCTAACGCCAATGGTTTACTCGATAGCGCTGAACCTACAGCTGCAGTACAAGCATTGGATTCTGACGGAGACGGCATTCCAAATTACATTGATTTGGACAGCGACAACGACAGTCTTTTTGATGTGGATGAATCGGGTGCAGGAAACACAAATGCTGTAACGGGTTACGTTAATGGCGACGGCGACATCAATGGTGATGGCGTGGGCGATGGTCCAGAATCAGAAACTTTCAGAAGCAAAGACACGAATGGCGATACGGTTGTCGAAGGTTTTGGTGACGGGATATTGGATATTTATGATTATGGAACTGGAGGTACTTTTAGCAGTCAATACGGAAATTTATCCCAAGGAATTGCAAATGCAAATCCTGCCACAACCTATCTAAATGATACTGATGGTGACGGAATTCCAGATTATCTTGATGTCAAATCAAATGGAACCACATTTGACATAACCAACACCCTTTTGATTTATGACTACAAAACATTAGACACGAATGGCGATGGAATTATAGATGGCACAACCGACATAGACAAAGACGGTATTCTAGACGCATTCGATACCAATACTGCTTATTTTGGTTCGCCAAGAGATTTGCATACCAAATTATTTTTGGACTTCGATGGTCGAAATGATTATGGGCAAAGCACCGCAATTCTTGGTGGTTTATCCAATGCTTCACTTATGGCCTGGATTGATTTAAATTCAGCTTTCGCCAGCGATGGAATTATTGTAGGTCAAAATAATTTCCAAATCCGAATTTCAAGTACCAAGAAACTGGAAGCAGTTGTAAATGGCACTACAGCAACTTACAACGCCGCATTAAATGTATCGCAATGGTATAACGTGGCGGCAGTTTACGGTGGCGGGAATTTGAAATTATATTTAAACGGGAATTTAGTGCTCACTCAAGCCGCTGCTGGAGCCATTTCGGCTGATGCATCACTATTGACAATCGGAAAAAACCCTTCTGCAAACGACAAATACTTCAAGGGAAAAATAGACGAAGTACGTGTTTTTAATGCCGCTTTGACTGATTCTCAATTGCAAAGAATGGTGTACCAAGAAATCAAAGACTTTGGCTCCGAAATTAGAGGAGAAATTGTTCCTAAAAACGTGGCTACATCACCAGCTTCTTTGCCTTTCGCTAATTTGTTGCGTTATTACAGAATGGACAATTACAAAGACGATATTATCGATGACTTGACCACTCCAGCCATTGACGTTACGGGTACAAAAATATACAACCACAAAAATATTTATGTGCAACAAGCTCCAATGCCTTTCTTGACAGAGCGAACCGGAGATTTTGCAACAGCAGTAAACAGCCCAACAAAAGAAATCCGGGGAATGGACATAATGGATCAAGACTGGTCTATTGTAAAAGTGCAACACGATATTACGGAAACCTCAAACAACATTGATTTAGGTATGCTTGTCGATTCAGGAAAAACCATCTTAATCAATAATGACAACAAAACACAAAATGATTGGTATCTGAAATTAGACGGGAAAATAGATTTGGTTGGAAAATCACAATTGGTACAAACTACAGAAAGCGATTTAGACGTCACCAGTTCCGGTTTCATCGAAAGAGACCAACAAGGACAATCCAATCTATACAATTACAACTATTGGAGTTCACCGGTAAGTCCTATAAACATTATGAGCAACAACAACAATTATTCTGTTAACGGTGTAATGAAAGACGGGACAAATCCTTCAGCTCCAGCAAATATCAACTGGACAAGCGGTTATGATGGTGCTCCAACGTCACCCATAAGTTTGGCAAGATACTGGCTCTATACTTTTGACAATTATGCCAATGCTTATTCCAATTGGAATCAAATACAGGAAACCACCCCAATCCGAGTGGGCCAAGGATTTACCTTGAAAGGAAGTGGAGCTTCAGTATCCCAAAATTATGTCTTTACCGGAAAACCAAATAATGGGTCGATAACCACGAACTACGTTGACATAGATCAATTATTGCTTACAGGAAATCCTTATCCGTCGGCTTTGGATGCAACAGCATTTATAAACGACAATTCAGGTTCCATAGATGGCACTTTGTATTTCTGGGAACATTACACTACCAACAACACTCATATTTTAAAAGATTATCAAGGTGGATATGCCGAAAGAAATCTTATTGGCGGAGTAGCTCCCGTTTCGCCAACATTAATTAGTGGCCTAGGCTCCAGCACTAGAATTCCAGAACAATTCGTTCCCGTGGGACAAGGATTTTTCGTCAATGGAAATTTAACCACTGGTGGAACAGTTACATTTAAAAATAGCCAAAGAGGTTTTCATAAAGAAGACGAAACAGGAGTTTCGAATAGTCTGTTTAGAACTAGCTCCAATAAAAAAACACAAACATTGGGAAGCAATAACAATGACCAAATTGTTGCCGAGAATTTTATGAAAATTCGCTTGGGATACAATACCAACAATGCCTACCATCGTCAAGTTTTGTTGGGATTCATGAATGAAAAAGCGACAAGCGAAATAGATTATGGTTATGATGCCTTAAACATCGATGATTTTCCAAACGATATGTGCTTTTTGGTGAGAGAAAACCAATTAGTAATTCAAGGCGTAGGCTTTTTTGATGCAAATGCCTCGCTCCCAATTGGCGTAAAAGCTGATATCGAAGGCAAAGTGTCATTCGTGATTGATGCTTTGGAAAATATTCCTCCAGATCAACCCATTTTTATACATGACAATCTTTCAGACACCTATCACAACATTAGAGAACAAGCCTATGAAGTTGTTTTGCCAGTGGGTACGGATGATTCTCGATTCTCGCTTCGATTTATGGATAAAACACTAAAAGTCGAACAGCATTCAATTGACAGTATCGAAATCACGCCTATTCAAAATGGAAATATGCTTCTAATAAACAACAACTTATTGGATGTCAACGTTGAAAAAGTGAGTCTTTACAATATTCTTGGTCAATCCATTTCCTCTTGGAAAATTGAAAATCAAGATCAACAAAATATTCGAATTCCAATAAAAAATATGCCTTCTGGAATTTATATTGCCAAAGTCAAAACTACAAATGGCGAAAGCAGCAAAAAAATCATTATTCCCTAA